A window from Rana temporaria chromosome 8, aRanTem1.1, whole genome shotgun sequence encodes these proteins:
- the LOC120909577 gene encoding gastrula zinc finger protein XlCGF17.1-like: MKIKVKNEVEETYVRDDQQYTEEAGMTRTFIEEDTPTEISTGHAMEKPSKDRLTLSPGSRLEYEDFTGDCSEVKTMSSAVDTIHNVYKLLNPSDSEQPHTLRDGAAIQVEFQKKFSCPECGKSFTSELSLSIHQRSHTGENLHCCPECGECFFHIGEFNKHCRSHTGEKPYTCAECGKSFSEKTTLARHQKLHTGKKLYSCSECAKCFTQKSDLDRHQRSHTGEKPHFCTECGRSFSEKYMLVSHQRTHTGEKPYSCAKCGKHYTRRSEVVKHQRSHTGEKPFSCPDCGKCFSQKSYLHKHQGTHANFDKC, encoded by the exons aTGAAAATAAAAGTCAAGAATGaagtagaagagacgtatgtgagggatgatcagcaatatacggaggaggctggaatgacgaggacattcatagaggaggacactcctacagagatcagcacag gacaCGCCATGGAGAAACCCTCAAAGGATCGTCTCACTTTATCTCCAGGTTCTAGACTGGAATATGAAGACTTCACGGGAGATTGCTCAGAAGTGAAGACAATGAGCTCAGCTGTGGACACGATTCACAATGTATATAAACTATTGAATCCCTCTGACTCTGAGCAACCTCATACTTTGAGGGATGGGGCCGCAATTCAGGTGGAATTTCAGAAGaaattttcctgtcctgagtgcgggaaaagttttacCTCTGAATTGAGTCTTTCtatacatcagaggtcccacacGGGTGAAAATCTTCACTGCTGCCCTGAGTGCGGCGAATGTTTTTTCCATATAGGAGAATTCAACAAGCATtgcagatctcacacgggggagaagccgtataccTGTgccgagtgcgggaaatctttttcaGAAAAGACGACCCTTGCCAGACACCAGAAGTTGCACACGGGCAAGAAGCTGTATTCCTGTTCCGAGTGCGCGAAATGTTTTACACAGAAATCAGACCTCGATCGACATCAAAGATCTcatacgggggagaagccgcatttCTGCACTGAGTGTGGGAGAAGTTTTTCCGAGAAATATATGCTTGTTAGtcatcagagaactcacacgggggagaagccgtattcctgcgcaAAGTGCGGAAAACATTATACGCGCAGGTCAGAAGTTGTCaagcatcaaagatctcacacgggggagaagccattttcctgccCTGACTGTggcaaatgtttttcacagaagtcttaCCTTCACAAACATCAGGGAACCCACGCAAACTTCGACAAGTGTTAG
- the LOC120909573 gene encoding gastrula zinc finger protein XlCGF17.1-like, translated as MEKPSKDRLTLSPGCKMEDEDITGDCAEERPLLYNVDRPWNLSGSEPPCTVGDGDETQEKKKFPCSECGEIFSSVLGLQVHQRSHTGEELYSCPECGKRFLHNSELVVHYRSHTGEKPYFCTECGKCFSQKSYLARHYRLHTGERPFVCLECGKCYTRKSELIIHQRSHTGEKPYTCLECGKRYSRKSDFVIHQRSHTGEKPYTCPECGKCFSQKANLNTHQRSHMEEKPYSCPECGKCHTQKSHLLIHQRSHTGEKPYSCFECGKRFSDRTGLSRHEKCHTGEKPHSCPECEKCFSQKSSLSEHQVCHNQEKVFSCPECGKCFPRKSDFARHQKSHTGEKPFSCPDCGKLFTRKSTLTKHQETHTTFEAY; from the coding sequence ATGGAGAAACCCTCGAAGGATCGTCTCACTTTATCTCCAGGTTGTAAAATGGAAGACGAGGACATCACAGGAGATTGTGCCGAAGAAAGGCCATTGCTTTACAATGTGGATAGACCATGGAATCTTTCTGGTTCAGAACCACCATGTACTGTGGGGGATGGAGACGAAACTCAAGAGAAGAAGAAATTTCCCTGTTCTGAATGTGGGGAAATTTTCAGCTCTGTGTTAGGTCTCCaagtacatcagagatctcacacgggtgaggagctttattcctgtcctgagtgcgggaaacgttttCTTCATAATTCAGAACTCGTCGTACATTACAGATCTcatacaggagagaagccgtatttctgcactgagtgtgggaaatgtttttcacagaagtcttaTCTTGCTAGACATTATAGATTACATACGGGTGAGAGACCCTTTGTCTGccttgagtgtggaaaatgttataCTCGAAAATCTGAACTCATTATACATCAAAGATCTcatacaggggagaagccgtatacctgccttgagtgcgggaagCGTTATTCACGGAAATCAGATTTTgttatacatcagagatctcacacgggggagaagccgtatacctgccctgagtgcgggaaatgtttttcacagaaggccaatcttaacacacatcagaggtctcacatggaagagaagccgtattcctgccctgagtgtgggaaatgccaCACACAGAAATCCCACCTTCTTATACATCAAAGGTCCCACACAGGTGAGAAACCGTATTCCTGCTTTGAGTGCGGGAAACGTTTCTCAGATAGGACTGGCCTTTCCAGACATGAGAAgtgtcacacgggggagaagccgcattcctgtcctgagtgtgaaaaatgcttttcacagaagtccagtcttagCGAACATCAGGTATGCCACAATCAGGAAAAGGTATTTTCCTGCcccgagtgtggaaaatgttttccgCGAAAATCAGATTTTGCCAGACATCAaaaatctcacacgggggagaagccgttttcctgcccCGACTGTGGGAAACTTTTTACACGGAAGTCTACTCTTACCAAACATCAGGAAACCCATACCACGTTTGAGGCATATtag